AATGAACAATCAAGAACACCTAAATAAATTGAAGGAGCGAGCAATAAATTCAAATATGTAAGAAAATAATCAGTAACTTGGTTTTTGCTCTGCCTTGCAAGTGCTCTCTATACCTCATGCTCACACATATATAAGAGCATTCCATATCAATGACTTTCCTCCCCCTAAACTCTTTCTACAACATCCTGGTAAGAATGGTTTTAGAGTCCATATGTATGGACCCTTAAACATTAACCTGCCATATTCACAAGAATCCCAAGATTCTGTGGTTTGCTTATTTGAGCCCTGATTAAAGGCAGATTTTTATCGAAGATCATGAACCGTTTCTTTTCAATGTTCTCAAGCCTGAATGACCCCAACTTGCTTCAATGAATTTTATGAATTTGTCCACCAATTATATGCACAGGAAGCTCTCAAATCACAATGACAAATTCAAATATACCATTCAAAACACAATCCCCATTCACAACAGAGTGTGTTAAATGTCCAAATCTTTCTTGTGCAAGGAGGAATAGGAAGAATATAGTCACTTTTAAGTCAAAAATGGAAGAAGATAGTCTTTAAAGTCGGTCAAAAATTGCATGAGATAGACAGCTAAGGATGACCCTTTGTAATGCTCCTAACTCAGATAAAGACCTATCAATTTTGTTTCAGCAAaaaataatctttaaaaaaaaatttcgattaATATTTCAAATTTAGGGAATGGCTGTGGGAGAATTTTGTGTCACATGTTAAGCATTGTACTATTCAATATTTTAAGAACAGCAATTGCATGCACATAAGACAACtcgaattaatcaataattttcaTTGACTAGAACTATGTTGCAGAGCACTTATAATGAATGGTACTGCAAAAATTCAGGAAcaacaattagaaatgattcagATGTTTTCTATATATAATGCCCATCACATCGCAGCATACTAAATGTATGAAAGAGCTGGTTGCCCACCCAATGAAAAAAGCTTTTTATTGTGATAAACAAAACCGgataagaaagaaaaggaaaaatagcGGCATAAATGATGTGTGATATCAATATTAAACATCTTCTTAAAACTTCTAGCTCATCTTATTTACTGATCATGCTGTTTAGCTCAGATATATAGCACACCAGTGGCAACAGGGTCCACATATATAAAACATATGCAGCTAGAGCTCAAGATATACACACTACACACTGCAGATATATAAATTACATATTTACTATTGTCATTCCAAATGCTCTCGCAAGCAGAAGTCAGAATTAACAACCTTTAGCGGGCGTGAGTTGCTTGAGCTGGGCCTGTATCGTGAGCCAGTGACAGTCATCAAACAAGCATCGTTCCATCCCTTGCAGAGACTCAGCAACATCAGATGGCTCCAAGAAGAAGGGGGCCCATGTCGGGGTCCCATCCTCAAACGAATTGTGTGTAAGCCGTCGGATATCAGAACCATCGATCTTCACCGTGAAAATTTCCCCATATGGCTGGTAATGGTGGGGGTTGGAGATCGGCTCCGCCGACACCCCTGCATAGTCCGACGTGAACGCCAAGCTCTTCGAATCGGGACTGAACCAGGGGTGGTTGGTTCTCCCCCCATCCCCACTGTGCACCACCTTCCTCAACCCAGTCCCATTCGGGTGAATCATGTAGATGGCAAAGCTCCCGCTGCCTGGGTTATCCCTATCCGAAGCAAAGGCGATCCACTCACCATCTGGCGACCAATTGCACATGGTGTCACTCCATGGCCCCTCGGTCAGCCGGCGGAGCGCTGCACTATCCCCTTCCACTGCATCCATAATGTAGAGGTTCTTGTGGCCCGACCGCCCCGACCGGAATACCACCCATTTGCCATCCGGCGAAGGGGAAGGGAATGCATTGTTCTCCCCTCCTGTCGTCAGCTTCTTGACTATAGGCTGAGAattctcatcatcatcatcttcttcagGTAGAGTAATGGAAATGATATCGACTCGTGTGCTCTCTGAAGCAAACTCGGGACCATGGCTGGTGTAGATGACCCCTTTCCTCTTCCAATCCCAAGCTGTTGGGAAGGCATTCCCCGAGAAAATCTCCCTCGGCCCACCGGAGCCATCAGAATTCACAACATAAACCCCAGGCAACCCAACATAAGCAATCCGAGCACCATCATGGGAGAAGGAAGGGAACGAGCCATCAATTctaaagagagagaatatttccgGCGATGGGCTCTTGATATTCTCCAGCAGCAATGCAGGGTTGCCATTGCCGCCTCCCCTGCACCGGTGGTAGCCGATCCGGGAGGCATCGGGAGAGATGAACGGATTCAAATGGTGAGAATAAGGAGCAATAGGCCGAGTCACCTCCACATAAACATTGCTTCCACCTCTGAGATCAATGAGCTCAATATGCCGGAATTTGGACGCCGATCTCCTCGTCGCCACCGCTACAATCCCCGGCGCACCAACCGACGCAGCCGGAGTGAAGGCATGGAAGCCAGGAGGGGTGATTCGATCCACGGAGGCCACCGATAGAGTGCTTCCAACAGTAATAGTGGCTCGGTAGACACTATACCAGCCGTCGGAGCCCCGGCGGTGGAAGTAGAGGGTGGAGTCCTCGGCCCAGCAAGGCCAGCCGGCGTGCTCGATGAGCTTAGTCCTCGCCGATCCGTCCCGGGTGTGGAAGACGTAGATGTCGGTGGAGAGCTCCTCGACCTCGCCCGACCAGCCGCGGGCGCCGGAGGAGGCGACGGCGGTCCAGCGGCCGGAGGGGGATACGGCGGGGCTGAAGTCGGCGACGCCGGAGGGGGTGAGGCGGCGGGTGCGGCCAGTGGGGAGGTGGGTGGAGTAGACGGCAACCCAGCTCTGGCGCGGGGAGCCGGAGGGCTCGTGGGTGGAGACGTAGATGAGGCGATCGCCGGAGATGAGGGAAGGGCGGTCTTTCATGGAGATGGGAGGAGGAGAGCGgaaggcggaggaggaggagggcgtGGGGAGCAAGGGGGATTGGAGGCGAGATGGGAGCTGGAGGGCCTCGCGCCGCAGAGGAGAGGATTGGGGGAGGGAGAGGTGGTCGAGGTAGACGTTGCAGTAGCCGTTGCGCTCGCTGATGTAGAGGAGGGAGGAGGAGTTGGAGGGGAAGAAGCCGTTGTAGTTGACGGAGACGCCATCGGTGAGCTGAAGCTCGTTGTGGTGTTCTATTGAGATCGAGTGGAggcaagaggaggaggaggagaaggtgaAGGGGACGGAGAAGATATCGAAGCCGTAGCGGCTGCGGCCGAGGGTGGTGAAGAGGATGGTGGTTGGGTTGCTGCTGGTGGAAagggggaagaagaggaggaggaagaagaagggaaGACGCAGTTGTGGGTTCTTCATCTCTTTGATTCTCTCTGCTCTCGGATGGTGTCTCTCACTTTGGTTGGTGCTTGTTATGCCCTTTTGTCGTGGGAGGAATTAAGAATTTAATACAGCGGGTGGGTCTTCATTTGTGGACGATAGCCAAACACCGTCTGTTTCCTGAGGATGTGGAGGATTTCGTCCGCTTGTGAGATATTTCAAGTcgagaataaaataataaaaatctaGTCGTTTAATGGAGCAAATCCTACGGGGGCTATGACGTTAGGAGTGAAAATGGACAGAGTAATATCTGTGCCATTGATTTTCCGATATGAATATATTTTTGGGCATCCAATTAACacccataattatattaaaatttaaaaaatataaaaataaataaataattattggaTCAACACCATCTTATCTAATTTATAtagcattcataaatttttaaatatacatataattataataatatatcattaatttgatttattatatgcatgataatatttttaatcttatgatcgtaatttttattattcaatttatatttatatatttagtatctaatttataaaataaactaGTAAAAATTTTTCGTttgagtttaaatttaaaatagctCCTCCATTGAGTTTCACTTAAAAGCAGCTCTTCAATTAGCAAAAATAGCCAAATTGTCCCTACAGTTATAAACTAACACTAAAATAATACTGTGATATTAGAAAATAGTACTGTCTTATTGTAATGTAatactgtcttattataaaatagtactatcTTATTATGATGTAAGGATATTACAAAACAGTACTTTCTTATTATTAAtagtactgtcttattataatataatattattataaaatagtagtgTGTTGTTATAAAATGGTACTGCCGTATTATAAAACAATACTACGATATTAGAAAACAATACTGTCTTATTATAAATCAGTACTGCATTACgtattataaaacaatactgcGATATTAGAAATAATACTGCCTTATTATAAATCAGTACTGTATTACTGTAAAacaatactatcttattgtataACCATATGAGGGTATAAGGGTATAATAGTCATTTCAGCTAGAAATGGAGAGTTgcttttaatttatgtttgaaaTAGGGAGCTACTTTTAATTTAAACTCAAGTGGAGAGCTGCTTTTAATTTGAAACATAAAATAGAAATTTTTATCTAGTTTACCATAATTTATATCTGTattcattaaaaataaatatgaataaaaatttttatatctaattaatatcaatatttatatttatatgcttGTGACAAAAGTTTATATTTGTATTTTTGGGATGAGTAGGTTACCATTTTAGGTGTACTTAGTATTTCGCAAGAGACACCTTCaccattttagatttttttaaaaaaatcatcttttgatcCTTTCAGTTCTTTCATATTGCATATACATCCCAGTACTTCAAAAGTTTCAATTAAGCTCTTCACATTCTTGATTAATGCAATATAATCCTCCTATCTATGCCCACCAGTAAGACCTTAACAAATTACTTTTAGGGCTGAAATATATGCTTTGCATCATTTATCAAGGAAGGAAAAGATCGGGTTTGTTAGGTTTTAATGGTGGAGAACAAGATAGAGGAGGACACAGCAGTAGAGAGGAAAATGCACAAGGGGCTGGTAATAGTGAGGGTGAAGGCATGAATGAATGGTAGCTTTCTTAGTATCATGGACAAAGGCTAGGAAGGACTTGTTGTCCATGGAGATGGGGGTCACAGAGGTAGACAAGCGTCTTTTTGGAGTTGTGGCTATTGATAGGGAGGTTGATGGAGGTGAGCTGGTTGGACATGGTGATGTTAAAGGCGAGGTAAAGAGAGGAAATGGTGAAGTCAGGGCGGTAGGAGCAATAGAGAACATAGAACATGCTATGATATTGACGAGAAGAGGACGGCGGTGATGAAGATGAGGATGACCATGGAAAGCAAGTGCAGCAGTATCCCTGGCAACTCTTGTGGTGGAGCTTCATGGCTGGGGATGGTAGGCAGGGCAGGTGATGCTATACATTTAGGCCTTGGTAACAGGCCATCCATGCAAGCAAGAGAAGGTGGAACTCCTTGCAACAGACATTTCGAAGAATTAAAATCTGCAGTTGTTATCAATGTCAGCATTAACATCTTGTTCTTTCTCAAAAGCCTGGACATCAAATATGAAACTCCATCTTCACGGAAACAAAGTCACAAAGGTTATGCAAATAAACAGATAAATACCTTTGAAGAGGATTAGAAGCATGGTAACCATTCAATCAGCAAACTCTGATGCTAATCCCAAGCATAAGAATCAGCTGGAAAAACAAAGCCAAGTCATGATTGATGATAGGGACTTACAGAGTACGGAAGCGAAAGAACATAGTATACATTTGATCCTGCCGATGCTTCGGATTTTAGTATATAATTGAAATTTTTAAAAGAGAGGTGTATTTGCAAAAACGAGAGGTGTATTTGAAATACAGACAAATTGAGGGTGTTAATCGATaattattttttctcatgtaCTGACATGACAAGGAAGAATCGAGACTCCAAAAGCAGCATCAAATCTGTCTCAAGAGAGAGATGTCTGAATTATCTTGGATATTTTTATATTGACATGACGGGAAAGAATCGACACCCCACAGCTAATAAATATCTAACTTTGATTTCTAGAGACCAGAGGCCCAGATTAAAAATTAATCcatcccaaaaaaattatttaaatatgtgTCAAatgcttaaaaaataaaaacacatcACTTCCAAGTTTCCTTAAATTTACGAAACAAACACGCAATTTCTAGTAGCTTTTTTCTAGTTAATAATAAAGTTGTATCGTTTTCTAAAAAGCGTTGCAACAACAGGTAACAACAACACATAGCAGTACATAATTAATTGGTTCCAGTACACTTGAAGCATAGATGACATTCTTAAAGAACAAGACTGTCAAACTAACAGCATTACTAGTTTGTCCTTGAAAACTGGCAACCGTCAGACGAAGCAACTCCTTGAGGCTCGAGACCCAAACGTAGGCAAGCAAATTCAACCAGTGCCACACCAAGCATGCTTGCTGCTGGCGAGGTCCCTAGAATTTCCTGAAGACACCACTGCGGCTGCCTTAAAACAACATGAAACATCCCATCAAAAACAGGCAGTTGGTGACACCTGAATCCACTGGCCTCTTCGTCCACGCTACAGACCAGAAAGCCTGGAACAGCACATCATGTATCTTCCTACAATATTGGCAACAGGAAGAGGTCCCCTGCTCTCCCAAAAAAGAAACTGTCTTAGATAACATTTACAGTGGGTGTAGCCAATAATACAAAGACATGGTTTACCCCAGAATAAAAATAGTGTGGTTGACGAACTCACCATTCACGCGAATCACAGCTGTTGCTGCGGTTGTCACCCATTACATAGACATGGCCTGCCGGCACGCGCTGCAAATTCCAGAAGAGACAAAATGATAGCATGAATTTTAACAGTTTTTATCACTTACACAGTATGAAGCAAGCAAATTGGTAGGATACAGACCAAGCAGACAATGATCCATCTGAGGCTTGTAATGAGATATTTCATTACCACGAAGCACTCAAGATGTCAACAACATGGAGCAGACCAGGCCAACTCGGATATCCTCCCGCTTCTATTGTGTCTACTTCCTGGACATTCAGGGTTAAAAACTTGTGTACTCATAAGACCTGGCAGTAGCAACTCCTTAATGTTGTTCAAGAACATGCTCTGCTGGTGCATCATGATTAAAAGAATTATAACAAGGCTTATATAAGGTAATAGGGACACACTGTCGCTCCCATGCTGTCAACTGGTTTTTCTGCAACAAATTCCTCGTTTTGGGCAATTCCATTGATGAAAAGCAGACCACCGTGAACCTACAGGAAAGCAGACGTGCAAATTTAATAACCATATGAAGACCTTAAACA
Above is a genomic segment from Elaeis guineensis isolate ETL-2024a chromosome 1, EG11, whole genome shotgun sequence containing:
- the LOC105037336 gene encoding uncharacterized protein, with product MKNPQLRLPFFFLLLFFPLSTSSNPTTILFTTLGRSRYGFDIFSVPFTFSSSSSCLHSISIEHHNELQLTDGVSVNYNGFFPSNSSSLLYISERNGYCNVYLDHLSLPQSSPLRREALQLPSRLQSPLLPTPSSSSAFRSPPPISMKDRPSLISGDRLIYVSTHEPSGSPRQSWVAVYSTHLPTGRTRRLTPSGVADFSPAVSPSGRWTAVASSGARGWSGEVEELSTDIYVFHTRDGSARTKLIEHAGWPCWAEDSTLYFHRRGSDGWYSVYRATITVGSTLSVASVDRITPPGFHAFTPAASVGAPGIVAVATRRSASKFRHIELIDLRGGSNVYVEVTRPIAPYSHHLNPFISPDASRIGYHRCRGGGNGNPALLLENIKSPSPEIFSLFRIDGSFPSFSHDGARIAYVGLPGVYVVNSDGSGGPREIFSGNAFPTAWDWKRKGVIYTSHGPEFASESTRVDIISITLPEEDDDDENSQPIVKKLTTGGENNAFPSPSPDGKWVVFRSGRSGHKNLYIMDAVEGDSAALRRLTEGPWSDTMCNWSPDGEWIAFASDRDNPGSGSFAIYMIHPNGTGLRKVVHSGDGGRTNHPWFSPDSKSLAFTSDYAGVSAEPISNPHHYQPYGEIFTVKIDGSDIRRLTHNSFEDGTPTWAPFFLEPSDVAESLQGMERCLFDDCHWLTIQAQLKQLTPAKGC